A window of Candidatus Omnitrophota bacterium contains these coding sequences:
- the kdsA gene encoding 3-deoxy-8-phosphooctulonate synthase, producing the protein MIREIKAGRVKIGGRNPMALIAGPCVIESEKMCLDMAKRIKGVAEEAGVPLIFKCSYDKANRLSGDSFRGPGIEKGLEILNKVKQKFNLPVLSDVHCAKDIDKAKKVLDIIQIPAFLCRQTDMVIAAAKSGRAVNIKKGQFLAPWDILPIIKKAENAGNKSIVITERGFSLGYNNLVTDFRSLGIIRGFGYPVIYDATHSVQLPGGKGNCSSGQRQFVPGLSRAAIAFGCDGLFLEVHSNPDKALCDGPNMIDLKMLAALLKEVKKIEKALK; encoded by the coding sequence ATGATACGCGAGATAAAAGCAGGCAGGGTAAAGATAGGCGGCAGGAACCCGATGGCGCTGATCGCCGGGCCTTGCGTGATCGAATCCGAGAAGATGTGCCTGGATATGGCCAAAAGGATCAAGGGCGTCGCTGAAGAAGCCGGCGTCCCGCTTATCTTCAAATGCAGTTATGACAAGGCCAACCGGCTTTCCGGGGATTCATTCCGCGGCCCGGGGATAGAAAAAGGGCTGGAGATCCTGAATAAGGTGAAACAGAAGTTCAACCTGCCTGTTTTAAGCGACGTTCATTGCGCCAAGGATATAGATAAAGCGAAAAAGGTTTTGGATATTATCCAGATACCCGCCTTTCTCTGCCGGCAGACCGATATGGTGATCGCCGCGGCTAAAAGCGGCAGGGCGGTGAACATTAAGAAGGGGCAGTTTCTCGCTCCCTGGGATATCCTGCCGATAATCAAGAAGGCGGAAAATGCGGGAAACAAGTCCATAGTCATAACCGAGCGGGGATTCAGCCTGGGTTATAACAACCTGGTTACGGATTTCCGCAGCCTGGGCATAATCCGCGGCTTCGGCTATCCGGTGATCTACGACGCCACTCACAGCGTTCAGCTGCCCGGGGGCAAAGGGAATTGTTCGTCAGGTCAGCGCCAGTTCGTGCCCGGGCTTTCGCGGGCGGCTATTGCTTTTGGCTGCGACGGGCTTTTTCTGGAAGTGCATAGTAATCCGGACAAGGCTTTATGCGACGGGCCGAATATGATAGATCTGAAGATGCTGGCGGCGTTGTTGAAAGAGGTTAAGAAGATAGAAAAGGCTCTGAAATAA
- a CDS encoding KpsF/GutQ family sugar-phosphate isomerase: MRGVKMIDCIKRAKEVLDIEADAVRALKSRIGKDFKKALSLILSSKGRIVVSGMGKTGIIAQKFSATLASTGTPSLFLHLAEASHGDLGKVTSDDVVVVISNSGSTTEVKQLLPVLKKVGGKIIALTGNKNSPLAKYSDVVLDVSVKKEACPLGLAPTASTTATLAMTDALAVCLLEKNGFKEKDFALFHPGGALGRRLLLTVGDIMRSGRNNPVVSAEKTVSQVLVKITQARAGAASVVDSKGKLMGIFTDGDLRRHLEIDDKLPQRKIKDVMTKSPLVVKKDQLAAEALRILEERKIDEVPVVDEKNRPVGLLDVQDILRAGVV; encoded by the coding sequence ATTCGAGGCGTTAAAATGATCGACTGTATAAAAAGAGCTAAAGAAGTCTTGGATATTGAGGCGGACGCGGTAAGGGCGCTTAAAAGCCGCATCGGAAAAGATTTTAAGAAGGCGCTTTCTTTGATCTTGAGCTCAAAGGGCAGGATCGTGGTCAGCGGAATGGGCAAGACCGGGATCATCGCCCAGAAATTCTCCGCAACCCTGGCCTCTACCGGCACGCCCAGCCTTTTTTTGCACCTGGCTGAGGCATCGCACGGCGATCTGGGCAAGGTCACCTCGGATGACGTGGTGGTGGTGATCTCCAACAGCGGTTCGACCACCGAGGTAAAACAACTTTTGCCGGTCCTGAAAAAGGTCGGCGGAAAGATCATAGCTTTGACCGGTAACAAGAACTCGCCGCTGGCCAAGTACAGCGACGTGGTCCTGGATGTTTCGGTGAAGAAAGAGGCCTGCCCGCTGGGTCTGGCCCCGACAGCTTCGACTACCGCGACCCTGGCGATGACCGACGCTTTGGCAGTATGCCTTTTGGAGAAAAATGGCTTTAAGGAAAAGGATTTCGCGCTTTTTCATCCGGGGGGGGCGCTGGGCCGCAGGCTTTTATTGACTGTCGGAGATATTATGCGCTCCGGCAGGAATAATCCCGTGGTCAGCGCGGAAAAAACGGTCTCTCAGGTATTGGTCAAGATCACCCAGGCCAGGGCAGGCGCGGCTTCGGTCGTCGATAGCAAGGGCAAGCTAATGGGCATATTTACCGACGGCGACCTGCGCAGGCATCTGGAGATAGACGATAAATTGCCGCAGCGAAAGATCAAGGATGTAATGACCAAAAGCCCCCTGGTGGTAAAGAAGGACCAGCTTGCCGCCGAGGCCCTGCGAATTCTTGAAGAAAGAAAAATCGACGAAGTCCCGGTAGTGGACGAGAAGAACCGGCCGGTGGGGTTATTGGATGTGCAGGATATATTGCGCGCCGGGGTTGTCTGA
- a CDS encoding HAD-IIIA family hydrolase: MPIEESILNKIKKVKVMLLDVDGVLTDGRIVYDSKGRDLKFFDVHDGLGVYLLKKAGIPTVLITAKSSRTIKPRAKDMRVDAVFADVSPKTSVLGEILAKYKVGKDELCFVGDDLVDLGLMKQVGFGVAVCNACNEIKAAADHTTVKKGGRGAVREIAELVLKTQGKWDELIKAYEN; the protein is encoded by the coding sequence ATGCCGATCGAAGAATCCATCCTGAATAAGATCAAGAAAGTAAAGGTTATGCTTCTGGATGTGGACGGGGTGTTGACTGACGGCAGGATCGTTTACGATTCAAAGGGCCGCGACCTTAAGTTCTTTGACGTCCATGACGGCCTGGGCGTGTATCTTTTGAAAAAAGCCGGAATCCCGACGGTGCTTATTACCGCCAAGAGCTCCCGGACGATAAAGCCCAGGGCTAAAGATATGAGAGTGGATGCGGTTTTCGCCGATGTTTCCCCTAAGACCTCGGTCCTGGGGGAAATACTGGCGAAGTACAAAGTGGGCAAAGACGAGCTTTGTTTCGTCGGTGACGACCTGGTGGACCTGGGCCTGATGAAGCAGGTGGGTTTCGGGGTCGCTGTCTGCAACGCCTGCAACGAGATCAAGGCCGCGGCTGACCATACCACCGTTAAAAAAGGCGGCAGGGGCGCGGTCAGGGAGATAGCGGAGCTGGTCCTGAAGACCCAGGGCAAGTGGGATGAATTGATCAAGGCATATGAGAACTGA
- the lptC gene encoding LPS export ABC transporter periplasmic protein LptC codes for MRTEVFLAAAIFLTTSSYCFAAGSSLLTSPKEQEPSQEMSDFSLSGFCDKGKKNWDISGKSADIGGESIKLDDIVGNLYGEKETVKLTANQGDVNRQNSQVHLQDNVVVTTSSGAKMTTDSLDWDRKGQLVSTADQVNINKEDIIIVAQGAKGYPDMNKVDLEKDVQVQINNPQEPGEAPKARREATVITCDGPLQVDYQKNVGVFNNNVKVVTVDAVIESDIMEVYFLTGDKPKPAKASADPAYAGAQIEKIIARGSVKIDHKGNISYSDEAVYNAKDRKITLSGKPRLVIYSTEGLNASFGD; via the coding sequence ATGAGAACTGAGGTTTTCTTAGCGGCGGCTATTTTTTTAACAACGTCTTCCTATTGTTTTGCCGCCGGCAGTTCATTGCTGACAAGCCCGAAAGAACAGGAGCCCAGCCAGGAGATGTCGGATTTTTCCCTCTCCGGGTTTTGCGATAAAGGCAAGAAGAACTGGGATATCTCCGGTAAATCCGCGGATATCGGCGGAGAATCGATAAAGCTGGATGATATCGTCGGCAACCTTTACGGCGAGAAAGAAACGGTCAAGCTGACCGCGAACCAGGGGGACGTTAACCGCCAGAATTCCCAGGTCCATCTGCAGGATAATGTGGTAGTGACCACTTCTTCAGGCGCGAAGATGACCACTGATTCGCTGGATTGGGACAGGAAAGGCCAATTGGTCAGCACTGCCGACCAGGTCAATATAAATAAAGAAGATATCATAATCGTAGCCCAAGGGGCCAAAGGTTATCCGGATATGAACAAGGTCGACCTGGAAAAGGATGTCCAGGTGCAGATCAATAATCCGCAGGAGCCCGGAGAAGCGCCGAAGGCCCGGAGGGAGGCGACCGTGATAACTTGCGACGGCCCGCTCCAGGTGGATTATCAGAAGAACGTAGGGGTCTTTAACAATAACGTCAAGGTCGTCACTGTGGACGCGGTGATCGAGAGCGACATCATGGAAGTGTATTTCTTGACCGGCGACAAGCCCAAGCCTGCGAAGGCCTCGGCGGATCCGGCTTATGCCGGCGCGCAGATAGAGAAGATCATCGCCCGCGGCAGCGTAAAGATAGATCATAAAGGCAATATTTCTTACAGCGATGAAGCGGTTTACAACGCTAAAGACAGGAAGATCACTCTTTCGGGCAAACCCCGGCTGGTGATCTATTCTACGGAGGGGCTTAATGCATCTTTTGGAGATTAA
- the lptB gene encoding LPS export ABC transporter ATP-binding protein, giving the protein MHLLEIKGLSKSYAGREVVKGVDMLVKRKEIVGLLGPNGAGKTTTFYMVVGVIPPDKGRIIFDNQDITRLPIHERAHYGIAYLSQEPSIFRKLTVKANIMAILETLPISRTERKKRLTNLLEELKIAHLANSKAYTLSGGERRRLEITRALVTNPSFILLDEPFSGIDPIIVGEAQEIIKELRNKGLGILLTDHNVRETLSITDRAYLIANGKILISGTAPELINDPKARELYLGENFKM; this is encoded by the coding sequence ATGCATCTTTTGGAGATTAAAGGTTTGTCTAAATCTTACGCCGGCAGGGAAGTGGTCAAGGGCGTGGATATGCTGGTTAAGCGCAAAGAGATCGTCGGGTTGCTCGGGCCCAACGGCGCGGGCAAGACTACGACGTTTTATATGGTGGTAGGGGTCATCCCTCCGGATAAAGGCAGGATCATTTTTGACAACCAGGACATAACCCGCCTGCCGATCCACGAGCGGGCGCATTACGGCATTGCGTATCTTTCCCAGGAGCCGTCGATATTCAGGAAGCTTACGGTAAAAGCAAATATTATGGCTATCCTGGAAACGCTGCCGATAAGCCGGACCGAGAGGAAGAAAAGGCTTACCAATCTGCTGGAAGAGTTGAAGATCGCCCATTTGGCGAACAGCAAGGCATATACCCTTTCCGGCGGCGAAAGAAGAAGGCTGGAGATCACCAGGGCGCTGGTTACCAACCCCTCGTTTATCTTGCTGGACGAGCCGTTCTCCGGGATAGACCCGATCATCGTGGGCGAGGCCCAGGAGATCATCAAGGAATTGCGCAATAAAGGGCTGGGCATCCTGCTTACCGACCATAATGTGCGGGAGACCCTTTCCATAACCGACCGGGCGTATTTAATAGCCAACGGCAAGATCCTTATCTCCGGGACCGCGCCGGAGCTGATCAACGACCCCAAGGCCCGCGAATTGTATCTGGGCGAGAATTTTAAGATGTAA